A stretch of the Papaver somniferum cultivar HN1 chromosome 6, ASM357369v1, whole genome shotgun sequence genome encodes the following:
- the LOC113291022 gene encoding uncharacterized protein LOC113291022, which translates to MESRKQDSGASKFVYGLLQQQAISFFCCDGSYFGNPGTAGLGVVIRDEFYQVIGTLCGGLGIATNYIAENYAVLCAAELAMEWGLKKMIIRSDSKTVLQDFGAVKIPWFLKSRWRKVKSRISSIYLGHCFREVNFSANTVAKRGVKLSPGER; encoded by the exons ATGGAATCAA GAAAACAAGATTCCGGTGCATCAAAGTTTGTTTATGGACTCCTCCAACAGCAGGCTATCTCATTTTTTTGCTGTGATGGATCATATTTTGGAAACCCAGGGACAGCTGGTCTTGGAGTGGTCATCAGAGATGAATTTTATCAAGTAATTGGTACTTTGTGTGGTGGCcttggaattgcaacaaactACATTGCAGAAAACTATGCAGTGTTATGTGCAGCTGAATTAGCAATGGAATGGGGTTTAAAAAAGATGATAATAAGATCAGACTCCAAAACTGTATTGCAGGATTTTGGTGCAGTTAAGATCCCATGGTTCCTGAAATCTAGATGGAGGAAAGTAAAATCAAGAATTTCTTCCATATACCTTGGTCATTGCTTCAGAGAAGTCAACTTCTCAGCTAATACAGTAGCTAAGAGAGGTGTTAAACTGTCACCAGGTGAAAGATAA